The genomic segment CGGAGCCGAAGACCGAATGGAGCGCGGTCACCATGTCGCGTTCGCGATTGGAGCCCGGAAAGACGATGACGGCTGATTTCATGGCAGTAGGGGGTCCGCCCGGTTGCAGGAGAGTGACGTGCTGGCGCAATGCGCCGGGCCGGCGGCGCGGCAGATCTAGCGCGCGAGCTCGATCTCGTAATTCTCGATCACGGTGTTGGCGAGCAGCGTCTCGCACATGGCCTCGACCTCGGCGCGGGCGCGGGCCTCGTCGGTCTCCTCGAGCTCGACCTCGATATACTTGCCCTGGCGCACCTCGTCGACGCCGCCGAAGCCGAGCGTGGAGAGTGCATGTTCGATAGCCTTGCCCTGGGGGTCCAGAACGCCGCGCTTCAGTGTGACCTTGATCTTCGCTTTCATCATGCCTGTCGTTTCTTCCTCGTCGTGCCCGGGACCGGGCCGGCGGACGGGATTGTCTCTTGTTTACCGGTCGCTCTTTACCAGAACCGGGCGCGAGCGGTCGCCGGGATCCGATTCCGCAAGGATGCCGAGCCTGCGCGCGACCTCCTGATAGGCCTCCATCAGCCCGCCGAGCGACTGGCGGAATCGGTCCTTGTCGAGCTTGTCGGCGGTCTTGATATCCCACAGCCTGCAGGAATCCGGGGAGATCTCGTCAGCCAGGACGACGCGCATCATCTCGCCCTCG from the Kaustia mangrovi genome contains:
- the purS gene encoding phosphoribosylformylglycinamidine synthase subunit PurS, coding for MMKAKIKVTLKRGVLDPQGKAIEHALSTLGFGGVDEVRQGKYIEVELEETDEARARAEVEAMCETLLANTVIENYEIELAR